The following proteins are co-located in the Plasmodium brasilianum strain Bolivian I chromosome 11, whole genome shotgun sequence genome:
- a CDS encoding GPI-anchored wall transfer protein 1 encodes MSELSKVTRNKNTFSYGNKRKSGKYSLHYEEYLYDMGKSYFEIILKNKKDIRKMQEANYDIIMEHYSSNRNEYELELVQVREDIIHLFYKNLKSEKLIQIKINKRNNNNNNNINGGKFYSSLFANNCLYKLNEKDYNIMKETTNHSRAITLNSYYIYTYIMFFALCIYVEKGLLIAFPVLRTYEIILTLFIVFKREVNTSTEKLLRLVRPDPAITTASASAANTASAITNTSNGVDGENYGSRYMLLMNTSLMSMRLMNMCMTYLCIFGIDFFFFPKHFAKSFYYGNTLMDLGIGACITSSAYTFKKRKLKYIQEKKRIFELKHFILFFLGIARYIAIKVFSYHYSSTEYGVHWNFFLTLFCTFTISNIVFIIIKKIYHIFLFSCFSIFLYELFIQFFTIHDYLLVENKRTNFFSLNRQGIFNAIGSVNLYLFSVSLWHVFIMRKAAERGEAAERGEAAKRGEAAKRGEAAKRGEAAKRGEAAEGMFFKDEAYNKGNSKKRRVKCRTFIYYYNHCIPVCISLQKYIQRFKHKFYYAYVNVKLFFLSFIFYCLHFILNSFGNYSVRILCNANYIFIISSISLFSLSLSYLVEFILAVNIRIYILDKINQNSLIVFLFCNILMGLFNILFRPLLYPLILDILILTAYAFLILIFASFLSGCANPTMLEKKQA; translated from the exons ATGAGTGAATTAAGTAAAGTAACTCGGAATAAGAACACCTTCAGTTATGGAAATAAAAGGAAGAGTGGAAAATACTCACTACATTATGAAGAGTACTTGTATGATATGGGTAAATCATATTTCGAAATAATactaaagaataaaaaagatattagAAAAATGCAAGAAGCAAATTACGATATAATAATGGAACATTACAGTAGTAATAGAAATGAATACGAACTGGAGTTAGTACAAGTGAGAGAGGATATAATAcacttattttataaaaatttgaaaagtgaaaaattaatacaaataaaaattaataaaagaaataataataataataataatattaatggtGGAAAGTTTTATTCCTCTTTATTTGCTAATAATTgtctttataaattaaatgaaaaagactATAACATAATGAAAGAAACAACGAATCATAGCAGGGCAATAACACTAAatagttattatatatacacatatataatgttttttgctctgtgtatatatgtagaaaAGGGTTTATTAATTGCTTTTCCAGTTTTAAGAACATACGAAATAATTTTGACACTATTTATTGTGTTT AAAAGAGAAGTAAACACAAGTACGGAGAAACTGCTTCGATTGGTGAGACCTGATCCTGCTATCACTACTGCAAGTGCTTCAGCTGCTAACACTGCTTCCGCCATTACCAATACTTCTAACGGAGTGGATGGGGAAAACTATGGTAGTAGGTACATGTTGCTAATGAACACGTCGTTAATGAGCATGAGACTGATGAACATGTGTATGACCTATCTGTGCATATTTGGAAtcgacttttttttttttccaaaacaTTTTGCaaaatcattttattatggAAACACGTTGATGGACTTAGGAATTGGTGCTTGTATTACTTCAAGCgcatatacttttaaaaaaagaaaattaaaatatatacaagagaagaaaagaatatttgagttaaaacattttattttgttttttcttggAATTGCTAGGTATATAGCTATTAAAGTTTTCAGTTATCACTATAGTTCAACGGAATATGGTGTCCACTGGAATTTCTTTCTAACCTTATTTTGTACCTTTACTATTTCTAATatagtttttattataattaaaaaaatttaccatatttttctttttagctgtttttcgatttttttgtatgaattgtttatacaattttttaccATCCATGATTACTTATTAGTAGAgaataaaagaacaaattttttttcattaaacaGGCAAGGTATTTTTAATGCCATCGGTTCGGTTAACTTGTATTTGTTCTCTGTTTCTCTTTGGCACGTATTTATCATGAGAAAAGCAGCAGAGAGGGGTGAAGCAGCAGAGAGGGGTGAAGCAGCAAAGAGGGGTGAAGCAGCAAAGAGGGGTGAAGCAGCAAAGAGGGGTGAAGCAGCAAAGAGGGGTGAAGCAGCAGAGGGGATGTTCTTCAAAGATGAAGCTTACAATAAGGGAAACTCAAAAAAGAGACGAGTGAAATGTAGAACATTTATTTACTACTATAATCACTGCATTCCGGTGTGTATATCTCTTCAGAAGTATATTCAAAGATTCAAGCATAAGTTTTATTATGCCTATGTTAATGTGAAACTATTTTTcctatcttttatattttattgtcttcactttattttaaattcatttgGAAATTATAGCGTAAGAATTTTATGTAACgctaattacatttttatcatatcaTCGATCAGCTTATTTTCTCTGTCCTTGAGTTACTTAGTAGAATTCATCCTAGCAGTAAATATacgaatatacatattagacaaaataaatcaaaacaGTCTTatcgtttttttattttgcaatATTTTGATGGGTCTCTTTAACATCCTTTTTCGACCCTTGTTATACCCCCTCATATTGGATATACTCATTTTAACTGCCTAcgcatttttaattttaatcttCGCTAGTTTCTTGTCGGGATGTGCAAATCCGACCATGCTTGAAAAGAAGCAAGCATAG
- a CDS encoding enoyl-acyl carrier reductase: MKRRGLLNVAVLLISIIMADCFIKNYGNSKLYTNLLIHEKKQWRKKVDSKPKIANMLRVSSQNGGSAQGEEQKDAGEQNDICFIAGIGDTNGYGWGIAKELSKKNVKLIFGIWPPVYKIFMKNYENGKFDNDMIINKNTKEKMEILDVLPFDASFDTYNDIDEETKNNKRYNNLQNYSIEEVANLIHNKYGNISMLVHSLANAKEVQKSLLETSRNGYLDALSKSSYSLISLCNNFCKFMKPGSSIISLTYHASQKVVPGYGGGMSSAKAALESDTRVLAYHLGRKYKIRVNTISAGPLKSRAATAINKMSPKIMNRSDENEKEKEKEKESYSFIDYAIDYSEKYAPLRQKLYSTDVGAVASFLLSRDSRAVTGQTIYVDNGLNIMFGPDDLFQSEGS; this comes from the coding sequence atgaaaagaaggGGACTGCTCAATGTAGCAGTCTTACTAATTAGCATAATAATGGCGGACTGCTTTATTAAGAACTACGGCAACAGCAAATTATACACGAATTTGTTGATACATGAAAAGAAGCAATGGAGGAAGAAGGTTGATAGCAAGCCGAAAATAGCAAATATGCTAAGAGTGAGTAGCCAAAATGGAGGCAGTGCACAGGGTGAGGAACAAAAGGATGCAGGTGAACAAAACGATATTTGCTTCATTGCAGGCATAGGGGATACGAACGGCTATGGATGGGGAATAGCCAAGGAGCTTAGCAAGAAAAACGTTAAGCTGATTTTCGGAATATGGCCCCCagtttacaaaatatttatgaaaaattatgaaaacgGAAAATTTGACAATGATAtgattattaataaaaatacaaaagaaaaaatggaaattttgGATGTACTTCCATTTGATGCTTCATTTGATACTTACAATGATATTGatgaagaaacaaaaaataataaaagatataataatttacagAATTATAGTATAGAAGAAGTAGCTAATTTaattcataataaatatggaaatattTCTATGCTTGTACACTCATTAGCAAATGCTAAAGAAGTACAAAAAAGTTTATTAGAGACAAGTCGTAATGGATACTTGGATGCCTTAAGTAAAAGTTCGTATTCACTAATAtctttatgtaataatttctGTAAATTTATGAAGCCTGGATCGAGTATTATTTCCTTAACATATCATGCTAGCCAAAAAGTTGTACCAGGATATGGAGGAGGTATGTCAAGTGCAAAAGCTGCACTTGAATCGGACACAAGAGTTTTAGCTTATCATTTAGggagaaaatataaaatcagAGTTAATACTATTAGCGCTGGGCCATTAAAATCGAGAGCAGCTACTgctattaataaaatgagtccgaaaattatgaacaggtcagatgaaaatgaaaaggaaaaggaaaaagaaaaagaatcatattcatttatagATTATGCAATTGACTATTCAGAGAAATATGCACCGTTAAGGCAAAAGTTATACTCAACTGATGTTGGGGCAGTTGCTTCATTTCTCTTGTCAAGAGATAGCAGAGCAGTAACGGGACAAACTATATACGTGGACAATGGCCTGAACATCATGTTTGGCCCTGACGACTTATTTCAGAGCGAGGGCAGCTAa
- a CDS encoding hypothetical protein (conserved Plasmodium protein): protein MKKEKIESDLLFKVPRYIPEGDLNNNEFSKINNVERGSGNEKHVMTKKLNKNKEGGTSEYRSEAHYNEEDSKNLNNDNLEISEQIWFNNLLKKKNEQVEATHLFESESDEEVIINADNIFKNIYPFFKTDEDPDYIKQKNELQRFIKYKT from the coding sequence atgaaaaaagaaaagatcgAGAGCGACTTACTTTTTAAAGTACCTCGTTATATTCCTGAAGGAGATTTAAACAATAACGaatttagtaaaataaataatgtagaACGTGGGAGTGGGAATGAAAAACATGTAATgactaaaaaattaaataaaaataaagagggAGGGACCAGTGAATATCGTAGTGAAGCTCATTATAATGAAGAGGATtccaaaaatttaaataatgacaATTTAGAAATAAGCGAACAAATATGGTTTaacaatttattaaaaaaaaaaaatgagcaaGTTGAAGCTACACATTTATTCGAGTCTGAATCAGATGAAGAAGTTATTATAAACGcagataatatttttaaaaacatttaccctttttttaaaacggATGAGGATCCAGATTATATAAAGCAGAAAAATGAATTACAAagatttataaaatacaagACGTAA